The stretch of DNA AGCTCTTCACATTCAAAGCTTTTTACAATGCGTTGATATAGCTCTGGTCTGCTTTGCTTCCATCTGCTGAATGTATTTTCTGGCACGTTGATTGCTTCTGCCATCTCTTTAGCTTTCATTCACCTCCTTTTTATGATATGATTACATTTTTAAAAATGTTAATCAACACTATGTAGAGAATTATACCTAATAACTACATATTTATTATTAAATTATAGATTAGTTAAATCTTTTAAGGTTTATATACAATAGGTAGATTTTTCACTCTAACCTTAATCAAGTTATTCACATATTGGCAATTTTATTCACATCCTAAAAAATCCACATACTTTTTAAGCTTACTAAACCTTAAACGCTCTGAAAGAGTTAAAAAACCACTCTAAAAAGTATTGAAAAGTGGACTTTTCAAACAATCAATTTTTTAAACCTTAAACGTCTATCTCTTCCGCTATGTTTGTAATGTCAAAAATATCATCCTTTTTATTGTCGCTTTTAGGTACAACTCCGATTTTCTTTCTGCTCGATACTGTTAAGCCAAGCTCTTTGCTAAGTGATACCACTGTTTTGACTGTTGTAAGCAGGGCGTTATAATTCGGGTTTGCATATGGTACGCCTTTGGAGCTGATAATAGTTACACCCTCTTTTAAAACTACCTGTTCAAGATTTATCATCCTTGCGTACTGGTTGCAAAGTGGTATCAATGCTATATCGTCAAGCTCGGTCAACGTGTCGCCCATTTTTGACTTTATAGCCTCGTATTTCTCCTTAGCTATTTCCGATATAAAGGCATTATCAATAAGTTTCGGTGCTGTTGACTTTTTGACTTTTGCACGTACCCAATTACGCTTCTTTGCTTCTCGGTGCAGATAACCTTTGTCAATCTTATGTTTCTCGGCTACATCTGCTATTGTAAGCTCTCCGGCTAAGTAATCTTTTTCAATAGCTTTCCAATTATAGCGGCTACTCATAAGTACCCCTTATTTTTGGTTTTTGTAAAAATTTGTCTGTGTGTCCGGTGTGAGACTATAGCCTAAAACATTTCACTATAGCCCCTCCCGTTTGTAAAATTATTTTATGACTTCATCTCTAAAAAGCTTTGTCTCATAGTGCTGTATGATTGCTTCTTTAGCTTTCAACTCTTCTGTAAGTTGATCTATCTTCTTGTTACCTGCTATCCAGTAACCGGCTATCTCTTCGTGGTCTTTGTAAATCTCACTCAACAACTCTTTAATAGAGTTATACTCCTCTGTATCTTCGCCACATATTCCGGCTACCTTTGATAGTGCTTCTTGTTTGCTTATCATCTGTCGCCCTTAGTTTGCTTCTTTACCCATTCAGTTGCTTTCAACACTACCTCTTGAAGTGCGTCTCCATCAAAATACTTATTTAAATCCGCCCAATCACCGTCTCTATCAAGACCACGATAACCTACAATACACTGAAAATTATAAGTAAGCCCTATATACGAAACACTTACATCATTTATGTAAAAATGGTCGCCATTATTGATGGTTTCATCTTCAGGAAAATTGTCAACCATCCATCTGATACACTTATCAACAAGCTCATAGATGTTTATTGGTTTTTGTATTAATGGAGCATTCTTGTAACGTTCATTAGGTATCCAGTATATGTAATTATTCTCTCTGACAGTGAGATTTACCACTTCAACACCTAAAACCTCACTAAGTACCTCTTTGCTTATCATCTCTTAGCCTCCCAATGCGCTCTTTTATTCCACTCGTTTATTTCCCAGCTCATTGAACTCCATAAAAGTTTTGGATTCTGTTTACCCTCATTATCTGAAAAGCCTACAGATACAGTTGGAGATATTTTGCATTTATTACAACCCATCTTAGCGTGATGCCAAACTCCACCTGTAGAACTTTTATCGTATATCTTCCACTTAAAAAAAGGTTTTTTCCCACAAAATGGACAATATTTCGCTCTTGTTACTTTTCTCCTAAACTTTTTGTAGTATTTAATCTCCTTGCTTGTCATTACTATCCTCTCAACTCTTCTGATATTGCATCCAATGAACCCAAATCACTCAATAAAGAGTTAGCCTGTTCTGCATTCTCTTTGGCATACTGTAAAGCTTTTGAGCGTGCTACTCCTCTATCTATCAAAGCTTTTGTTAGTTCCTGCTCTGGTGTCATCTGGTTAGTATCTACTGCCCCACTTAAAAGCATTGCATTAACATCTTTTGGCTGTTCCAACTGTGGTGCGTCTGCTGTTGCATCTACCTCAACAACTACCGCCTCTTTTTGGAACTTTTGATAATCTGGTATGCTGCCTCTTTCTGCAATATCATCAAGTCCAAGTGCTACTGTTACATCATCATTTGCTATAGGTAAACGTTTAATGTGTCGCTTAATTGCACTCTTAATTGCCATCTGCTCGTACCATTCAAACCATACGCCTGATGGTCTGCTGTGGTCTTTCTGGTTCTGGCTCTTTAATCGGATCTTCTCTATCTCTTGCTTTGTCATAACGTTGTAAAGTATCTCTCCATCTCTGGCTTTGACGATAGTTACAACTTTCTCCAAGTTCTGATATATCCATTCCGGATTACTCTGTCGGCTCTCATAGTTCGGTCTGAATGTAAGCTTCTCTTCCCATCCGTTTATCTCGTAATCAAACTCATCTACTGAATAGACTGCATACGCTTTTAGATGCCATCCAATGCGTTCAAGCATTGTTATATAGCCTCTCCATCCAATC from Hydrogenimonas thermophila encodes:
- a CDS encoding recombinase RecT, whose product is MSNIMTRENELKQLIIPKRKMLDTLMGDKTRGAKFAATLLQAGLDYNLRNCSTKSIVEAGIAAGMLKLMPGKELGLAYLVPYKTKTGETVCQLQIGWRGYITMLERIGWHLKAYAVYSVDEFDYEINGWEEKLTFRPNYESRQSNPEWIYQNLEKVVTIVKARDGEILYNVMTKQEIEKIRLKSQNQKDHSRPSGVWFEWYEQMAIKSAIKRHIKRLPIANDDVTVALGLDDIAERGSIPDYQKFQKEAVVVEVDATADAPQLEQPKDVNAMLLSGAVDTNQMTPEQELTKALIDRGVARSKALQYAKENAEQANSLLSDLGSLDAISEELRG
- a CDS encoding phage terminase small subunit P27 family, whose amino-acid sequence is MSSRYNWKAIEKDYLAGELTIADVAEKHKIDKGYLHREAKKRNWVRAKVKKSTAPKLIDNAFISEIAKEKYEAIKSKMGDTLTELDDIALIPLCNQYARMINLEQVVLKEGVTIISSKGVPYANPNYNALLTTVKTVVSLSKELGLTVSSRKKIGVVPKSDNKKDDIFDITNIAEEIDV